In the Malassezia vespertilionis chromosome 1, complete sequence genome, one interval contains:
- a CDS encoding uncharacterized protein (COG:C; EggNog:ENOG503NW5Z), translated as MLRSLRASKALKQTRINAGSAKSAAVLRAAAFSTSGARCQATPSPEPPKQVKLFVDGKEVEVPLGKGAPKPLASCAFPAMPGQQIFTDSPVVAKAREGVMEFLLMNHPLDCPICDWGGECDLQDQSMRYGSDRSRFHEIGGKRAVEDKYFGPLVKTVMTRCIQCTRCVRYANEVAGEDDLGTTGRGNQLQIGMYIERMMTSEMSGNVIDLCPVGALTARPYEFRARPWELKKVESVDVLDAVGCNIRVDARDLQVMRVLPRTNDDVNEEWINDRTRFAIDGLKYQRLTTPLIRQGDRFVAASWPEALETIANGLTSSGAQGDEIQGVSGALCDAESMVALKDMINRLGSENVITDEPRGESAPVHGVDIRSNYTFNSRIVGLEEADYVILIGTNPRHEASIINARIRKSYLQHNLDIAVIGEPVDLTYDYDHLGTDAKAVADLAAGKGSGAERLKRASKPLVIVGSGVADHPDGAAILKNVAKLVVDNQDKMLTSEWNGFNFLQRSAARAAARDIGYTGSPATEGLKPKFMYLLNADDITAQKIPQNAFVVYQGHHGDVGAQFADVCLPGMTYTEKATSYVNTEGRAQITRPAVSGAGASREDWRILRALSEVIGVPLPYDSVLGVRDRMFEIAPSLVRYDHVELTSAEVAMLGLQQMAAASDNALGTPLRNPIENFYQTDPISRASPTMAKCVQAFIERKPTFQEKFAQGHAPAAP; from the exons ATGCTTCGCTCCTTGAGGGCATCTAAAGCGCTTAAGCAAACGCGGATCAATGCAGGATCTGCCAAGTCTGCAgctgtgctgcgtgcagctgcCTTCTCGACGTCGGGCGCCCGGTGCCAGGCTACGCCTTCGCCTGAGCCGCCCAAGCAAGTGAAATTGTTTGTCGATGGAAAGGAGGTCGAAGTTCCATTGGG CAAAGGTGCTCCCAAGCCGCTTGCGTCATGTGCCTTCCCCGCCATGCCTGGCCAGCAGATCTTCACAGACTCACCTGTTGTGGCAAAGGCTCGCGAGGGTGTAATGGAGTTCCTGCTGATGAACCACCCTCTGGATTGCCCTATTTGCGACTGGGGTGGCGAATGTGATCTACAGGATCAATCCATGCGCTACGGTTCCGATCGCTCGCGATTCCACGAGATTGgtggcaagcgcgccgtggaagACAAGTACTTTGGCCCGCTTGTCAAGACTGTCATGACACGCTGCATTCAGTGTACCCGCTGTGTGCGTTACGCGAACGAAGTTGCCGGTGAGGACGATCTTGGCACCACGGGCCGTGGCAACCAGCTGCAGATCGGCATGTATATCGAGCGCATGATGACCTCGGAAATGTCCGGTAACGTGATTGATCTCTGCCCTGTGGGTGCATTGACCGCACGTCCCTATGAATTCCGCGCACGCCCGTGGGAGCTGAAGAAGGTCGAGTCGGTTGATGTGCTCGATGCCGTCGGTTGCAACATCCGtgtcgatgcgcgcgatctCCAAGTCATGCGTGTGCTTCCGCGCACCAACGACGATGTGAATGAGGAGTGGATTAACGATCGTACTCGTTTTGCCATCGATGGCCTCAAGTACCAACGCCTCACCACTCCTCTCATCCGCCAAGGCGACCGCTTTGTTGCCGCCTCATGGCCAGAGGCACTCGAGACGATCGCCAACGGTCTCACAAGCAgtggcgcacaaggcgaCGAAATCCAAGGCGTTTCCGGTGCGCTTTGCGACGCCGAGTCTATGGTCGCGCTCAAAGACATGATCAACCGCCTTGGTTCAGAGAACGTCATCACTgacgagccgcgcggcgaatCTGCGCCTGTACACGGCGTGGATATTCGCTCCAACTACACGTTTAACTCGCGCATTGTAGGTCTGGAAGAGGCCGACTATGTGATCCTGATTGGCACCAACCCCCGTCACGAAGCGAGTATCATCAATGCGCGCATTCGCAAGAGTTACTTGCAGCACAACCTCGACATTGCAGTTATCGGCGAGCCCGTCGATCTCACATACGACTACGACCATCTTGGCACAGACGCCAAGGCTGTCGCGGATCTTGCCGCGGGCAAAGGCAGTGGTGCCGAGCGCTTGAAGCGTGCGTCCAAGCCGCTCGTCATTGTTGGCAGCGGTGTTGCCGATCACCCTGACGGTGCTGCAATTCTCAAGAACGTCGCAAAACTTGTCGTGGACAACCAAGACAAGATGCTGACTTCCGAATGGAACGGTTTCAactttttgcagcgcagtgcggcgcgtgctgccgcgcgcgatatTGGCTACACTGGCTCGCCTGCTACGGAGGGCTTAAAGCCCAAGTTTATGTACTTGCTCAATGCCGACGACATAACCGCGCAAAAGATTCCCCAAAACGCGTTTGTCGTTTACCAAGGCCACCACGGCGATGtcggcgcgcagtttgCCGATGTGTGCTTGCCCGGCATGACCTACACAGAAAAGGCAACCTCCTATGTTAACACGGAAGGCCGTGCACAGATTACGCGTCCCGCTGTTTctggcgccggcgcatcgcgcgagGATTGGAggattttgcgcgcgctttccgAGGTTATCGGTGTGCCGCTTCCGTATGACAGTGTtttgggcgtgcgcgaccGCATGTTTGAAATTGCGCCTTCCTTGGTGCGCTACGACCATGTCGAGTTGACTTCGGCGGAAGTGGCCATGCTGGGGTTGCAGCAGATGGCTGCTGCGTCGGACAAtgcgcttggcacgccACTCCGCAACCCTATTGAGAACTTCTACCAAACGGACCCTATTTCGCGAGCGTCGCCGACCATGGCCaagtgcgtgcaagcgTTTATCGAAAGGAAACCCACATTCCAAGAGAAGTTTGCTCAAGGACACGCACCCGCTGCGCCATAA